One segment of Candidatus Latescibacterota bacterium DNA contains the following:
- a CDS encoding nitroreductase family protein: METRQQIAAHRSIRKYRPDPVSEALLGDVLHAATRASSSGNMQTYSIIVTRDEARRRELWRLHFEQDMILQAPVLLTFVADWRRMNRWCRLSDAEPGYDNPLSFLVGFADALIAAQNAALAAEAAGLGICYMGTTLCNVPKLIDFFGLPEGVFPATTLVLGWPGEDPAPRARLPIEGIVHAERYTDPDDDGIRAIYRDRETEGWARYMSYPELAERMRTSGVKNLAQVYTQLKYRKTDNEEVSEEILAGLRSQGFMAGPGGS; encoded by the coding sequence ATGGAAACACGCCAACAGATCGCCGCGCACCGCTCGATCCGCAAGTACCGCCCGGACCCCGTGTCCGAGGCGCTGCTGGGGGACGTCCTCCACGCCGCCACGCGCGCCAGCAGCAGCGGCAACATGCAGACCTACTCGATCATCGTCACGCGGGACGAGGCCCGCCGCCGCGAGCTCTGGCGGCTGCACTTCGAACAGGACATGATCCTGCAGGCGCCCGTGCTGCTGACCTTCGTGGCCGACTGGCGGCGCATGAACCGCTGGTGCCGTCTCAGCGACGCCGAGCCCGGCTACGACAACCCCCTCAGCTTCCTGGTGGGCTTCGCCGACGCGCTCATCGCCGCGCAGAACGCGGCGCTGGCCGCCGAGGCGGCGGGGCTCGGCATCTGCTACATGGGCACGACGCTGTGCAACGTGCCGAAGCTCATCGACTTCTTTGGGCTGCCGGAGGGGGTCTTCCCCGCGACGACCCTGGTGCTCGGCTGGCCCGGCGAAGATCCCGCTCCACGCGCAAGGCTGCCGATCGAGGGCATCGTTCACGCGGAGCGCTACACGGACCCCGACGACGACGGCATCCGCGCCATCTATCGCGACCGCGAGACCGAGGGCTGGGCGCGCTACATGAGCTACCCGGAGCTGGCCGAGCGCATGCGGACGTCCGGCGTCAAGAACCTGGCCCAGGTCTACACGCAGCTCAAGTACAGGAAGACCGACAACGAGGAAGTGAGCGAGGAGATCCTGGCCGGGCTGAGGAGCCAGGGGTTCATGGCAGGTCCAGGCGGGTCGTGA